The region AGTAATCTTCGTCGTCGTCCAGGTTGGTTTCCATTTTTCTTGGAACAGCCTGAGAGGGAGTATCTGGACCATCCTGAGCCCTAATGGAggtcacacacaaacaaagagtgTTACTCCTGAATGCCCTGTTCTGTCAGATAGAGGGACAGAGAATGGCTAAAACCCACATTCCCCGTGTCAAACAGAGCACACGTAATTACACGTTTAGTTCAGCGACTCGACAGAACAATAACACACGCACCGCATATAATCAGGCTTAAAACTGTTTTATAAGTGATAGATAGATGTTTTAAACCAAtttactgtggtgttaccaTAGTACACacagcaaataaatgcataaaccgatttaagaaaatgtatttgctttggataaaaagcaaaatgccaaatgcataaatgtacaaACAAGCTATTATCCTAGTACATGTGCAAAAAGCTAATTCTTCATGGTATTATGTCCAAAAAATACATGgcattttgttaattgtttaAGCATGCATAATCATAATGCATTGAactaaaaagtttatttaagaaagaaaactgaatattgttattaaacaatatattttatgagCATGTCTGCAAAACTGTGTCTAGTATCTGAGTGTGTCACAAGTTTCTACATTCAGTAGGTAAATGGTGAAGTGTGTGTATTTCATGATCGGCCACTAGATGTCAGTGTAGTTCTGCGCTGATTATAGACAGTAACAGTTTTACACATGGAGAGCGTGAGAGACATACTGTGAGAAATCTGACAGAACCAATCAAGATCATCCGTTTTCTGGAGATATGAGGTGAGAAACATTCATCTGTTTCATCTAGGAGTTCCCATGCGTTTGATATATTTCCAAGCATGTCGTTGGTATGTTTGTGTTGGACATAAACTGTAAATCCTGTTTTCAATtaatatatttcatgttttcttaaaacactttcaaattATGGTAAAATATGGCACCATAGAtcagtgtatttgttttatacGAGCACATGGATATCTTATTACACTGAAGCGTTTTTAATATGTAAGGTCATATTTTTGGACCACGGTATTCTTTACTTGGAGTAATGATTTAACAATTGATATCAGCCaggttgatttattgtttttttgtgataaaTAACCATGTCTGCTTGgtgaaataccattttaaatctACTAATAATCTCGTCAAAAGATATAAAGATATTTATGTAACATAGATTTAAGGCTATTTAGCaattataattcatttaataatgaaatttaattCAGTACATATCAGCATTATATCAGCCAtcttagtattatttatatacaattatagtatttattaatactaaatgataaaagttactaaaaaaagtagtaaacactttttaaaataattaatttttacatttttagttttcattatttatcttttaccattttttattaggttttatataagttttagatttagtcattttggtACTTGTtcttttcatctaatatttctgttctattttattctcctttatttaaatgactggaaaacagttttagttttagccaAGAGTAAAAACACTACATCCTGGTTTCTAAATATCATTAACAGCCATTAAAAATCCCATATTAGTCATTTAATACCTTGTGTACCATGCAAATAATATGCTAAATTACTGAGTTAATGGTATATACATCAAAGCACCATAATATTGTCATCCAAAACCATCTCTGTACCACAGTACCGCCACAGTCGTTCCTTTTCTAATGAACATGAGTGAATTATACACTAAATACAGGAAACGTACAGAAGTGTGTCATTATCTTTACAACAGAGTTATCGCAATAAAATTGGGCCGTGACCTGTGAGCACTAATATAATCAGCTTTAAACAAAGAGCTCTTGTGTTTATTAGTCCTGTGAGCATGAAATCCACCTGATTATTGGGTAATGCTAAATACATGATTCCTGTGCTTTACCTTCACCATCTGTTCAACACTCACCTATCACTCAGATGGCTGCCGTGTGATGGGAAGATGTCCTCCATCAGATCAAGGGTGGTTTTACCCGCCCAGGTGTCCAGGAGCGAGGTGAGGGATTTGTCGTGGCTCGCCAGCTCTCGGGCTAAAGTCTCCACCAGCAGCTCGGCTTGCGTCCGCTCTCGTCTGGACAGCAGATGGTAGTCCGGTCCCAGTATCTCAGAGGCGTCCTGCTCTGGAGGAGCGCTGACGGGCGACTGGGGCTGAGAGGCAGCGCTGGTGCTGTCAGGGCTCACCGATGGAGTCGTGCGGTCAGGCTCTGGATGGGCTGTTGCATCCGTCAGACTCTCACGGTTGCTGCAGTGTGAAATGACAGAAAATCATGTTACGCTAATGAGGTTGAAGGATATTTGGGATGACAAAAATTAATTTCCACCAAATCCTTCCTGTTcttttgaaaaacataaaacacaagcaAAATCTGTGTTAAATCAGGTTAATCAGAAAGTAAATGGAGCTGATTTGTAAATTGTTAATAACTGTTTCAATAGTGCAGTCACAAGACATGCACAATACACGTGTTAAAGtgattttacagtgaaaaaaataaaaaataatatgcaaaCTAACCTAACAAATCTGAAAAACAGTTCATATTTCTCCTTTTAAATTCTGCTCCAaaaatttaaaagcagaaaactTCCATTTTAATTACCCATATAGAGtctggccaaaatatatttagaaatatatgttgtaagcagcacaatttaaagaaatatatttttcaaaaatatttagtttaaaccTTTAAATgccaaaatatattacaaaacgTTCTTCAAGAGTCAGGAAAATACATTTCCAAACGTAAAATACTTTTTGGGTAAATgcaaaatgcttttttaaataaataaataaattagttattaaattagttaaattaaatatattttacatctaTGTacgcaattttatttttttttattttgcattacagaaaaaatacacctttatatacattttattatatatatatatatatagtttatttgcaaaaacagatagctctgtttttattaattttcataaatcatgtttttattgttttattgtgttacttagctgtatttgttgaattattaatatttaatcaaaacaacccaactgcagtttgattgatattaattggaatgcaggataaaaaaaacatttttaaaaacttatctgttatctgtttttgcaaatgaactcttgcttttttatttttaagaaagaaaaagtaCAAATTGCAATTGTTTTTTGTGGTATTCAACATTGTCACAAATGCTGCAGattgagtttaatttgtattgaACCCAGAACATTCCTTTAAATGTGACTGTACTGTAACATTTTAGCATGATGAATGTGATTGACATGTTCGTATATTGTTCTTGGAACAACATTCCTATCAAACAAATCATAAGCCAAACCCTGacctacattaaaaaaatcacgagGGATACTATTGGCACATAAAATCATCTTGTTCAAGCCCTTAATCCCTCAAATCTGATCTGATTGTTTCAAGACCAACAAGAAATGTCTCTACCTGATGGGCCGTAATGGTCCCGGATGCTGTAAAGACACTTCCACGTTCTCCTCGACTGGGGGTGTGAGAGGCGGAGGAGGCGGGAAGTCTTCCATaatctctgtctctctgatGGGCAGTGGTgcaggtggtggtggtggtggcgGTGGAGGCGGTGGAGGCGCAAAAAACACTTCATCATCATCTTGAGACACAGCTGTACTCTGAACATCTACAAGATTAGATTCTGAGATCCGAAGAGAGAGAAGTGGCTTTGTTGGGGAAACCGGGCTCTTGGGAAGGATTAGTGGCCTTGAATCAAGCTGTGACCCTGTGACCTCTGGGTGTGGAGGTGACGGAGTGGCCACCGAACACGGGAAGTCCTTCAGGGTGTCTTCAGAAGTGCTGGTGTCGCTGGAGTTTTGCCGCACCATTCCCGGTGGAATCTTCTGACTTTGTGGGCCAGTTTCGGGAAATGCAATAGAGTCCAGGTTGGGCTGATACAGTCTGTCTCCGTTATGCCAGTCAAGGCTGGCAGCAGTGCTTGGAGAGGTGAAAGGGCAAGGGAGTCCCACAGATGCAGCTAGACCTGAAGCACTCTGCGCTCTAGGCCGGTCCGAATTTCTCTGACGCTCGCGCCTCAACACAGGTGTGTTTTGCTGGACAGGACCCTGGTTTAGCTGGTAACTCCTCTCCGTACGTGCTGAACTTGACGGCTGTTTGTGTCCCATGTTCGCCAACACCCTATTAAAACATGCATATGAAATGAGAAAGTACCATCATTATGTTGTGCTTGTCAGGTTTCCAATACCTGACATTTTTCaagtaaattaaatgcaaatcaTTTATCCTTCTGGTGGGAATTTGTGCATGGCTCAAAACAAACTCAAAAATAGCTGCAGCGGGACTATGTCACTGCCACTGACCGATTAAGGGTTGGTCCTTAATTTAAGACCTTTTATGGGTAAATATTTCCATAAAACTCTGTTTCAAATAGTTTTGAACTTGCAAAGAAATTCTTGCTCTTTAAAGGACAGCACAATTCTtcagtaacaaaaatgttactAATGCTAATTTGTCTTAATTTAAAGCCTATAGAATGCAAATGCTCATCCaatgaaaaaatgtttatatatatatatataattgttttagtATGTGAATTCTGTGCAGAATAATATCTACACATATAGGACTTTATTTGTAAGACAAGGGAAgtgaatgttttttaatgtatacACAAACCTGTTTTCAAAGGATTCCTTGGAGGAAACTCTCAACAACTGAAGGTCTCTGGCTAAGAAGTCCTAGAcaaaaagagaacaaaagaacaatttataacaaaataacattttatatgaGCAGGTGACACTGTAGCACTTTCTGTTTCATACTCCAGGAACAGGAAGTTAATCATTATTCCATGGTTACCTCAAGTTTAGAGAATGTTGGtgctttaatgttaattttaaacttttaagcGCATGCCACGACTACTGATAAACTAAGatcagttaataaaaaaaagagagacagcATGACAACATCCTCATAGCTGAACTATGTCGTATTCAATTAGCATGAACTGTGAACAGATGCAGAGACTGTGAACTGAATGGTGTGCTTGgttttgatctttttttcatGGCCAGAATGTTTAGGTTTATGTAAAGCCACAATATCAGCAAGTAATGTCATCATGCTGGTATTTTATCTACTGCTTGAACCATTTCCAATTTTGGGTTGCTAGAATAGATTTCACAGGATAGTTGTGTGTCTACTGTACACGGTCATCATCATTTCAGAACCATTATCGTTTACATAAAGGATAATTATTCTCCTAGATAAATGGTTTTCTTAACCATTCCAAATATTTCAAACCCAAAACCATGACGGGTTGTCCATTATCTCCAACTCCTCCCCTCTGGCACAGAAGAAGTGCAGTTATCTGTTGCACATCTGTCAGATCTCTGACTAAAACCCAGGCTCTGTGGCACCAAACAGGAAGTGAGGAGCACTGGCCTCTTCCTGTGGAGCTCCAGGAGTGGGTACAAAAATGATTATCTGTCCATTTATAGGAAAGGCACTGTTCTCTTGCCCTATAACAGACAGACCACCAAGTACCATAATTGGCTGAAAACGTATGCACTGATGATCACTGAACACCAGCTTGACTGTtgccccaaaattaaaatgccaCAATTTACCCACACTCAGGTCAAGACATAAGGTCCagttggaccccattgactctTATTGTATGGacaacattcttaaaaatatcctcatttgtgttccacaaaagaaacaagtcatacaagtttgtaATGACATAAATGCGAGCAAATGAtgaccattttaatttttaagaagTTGGTgggaagaaaaatgttatagTTTGCTTGACTGCTGATTTTCTTCAATTCTGAGGGTTTTTTCATTAGCTTTCTAGCTAGGGAAACTCTGAGTGAGTAATCAGTTGTAATTATCCTATAAGAGGGTTAATATAAGAAAATTTACTCTGCCATGAACATTATTGTTTAACTGTGTGGTATGAAGTCACGTCACTTCAATGACTAAACCAATGACACATTCAAGTTCACCCAGCTAATAAATGAGTGTTACCTGACTAAAGTTCTCCACTGGAGATGACTTGGATCGAAAGTGCTGAGAAATGTGACGTTCTTCACTACGGTCCAGCAAATCCTCAGCTGAAGCTGACCTCCCTGAGCTTCTGGCAGAGGTGGCTCTCTCAAAAGTGGCTTCCAAGTGCTGCGGAAGGGTATGTCTGGTCAGGACTGGGCCTGATTTGTGAGATTCAGGATTTGTGCCTTGTGACTGCTGGCCAAAAACCTCAGGCCGTGTGTGGTTTTGGCTAACCCTAAGGGGGTAAAAGGAGCTTTGCACTCCTGCTGGAAGGGTGGAGGATTTACGCATACCACCAGTGAGGCCATCGTATGCTGGCTCTTGCAAAGAGTTCATACTTGGGGTGGAAATAAGGCTTCGCGAGTCAGCAGAAGAGGAAGAAGCGGACTGTATATAAGCACTATGTGGGCGGTTTGGGCGTCCGTCTACTCTTCTACCTGTTTTGCGTTCCATATACTCAACAAGTGCATCTTGTTGCATTTGCTTCAAATCAGGCCTGGAGGAGAAAAATCTGAGGTCAGCGTTACGATTCGCTGCCTGCTCGAACATCCTGCGTCTGTCCGCAACACTCGTCTCACTTGCCAGAAATTGTTGTTGAACCTTCCTGTCAGCCTGATTGATTTCCTGAGTCAACACTCCAACTTCATGCATGTTTTCAGGCTCAGAATACGATCGCTTCTTTTGCTCCATTGTGAATCGTTTGCGTCCACAGATCCGTATAACTGGGGGTCCAATAGCTGGGACACTGGGGAGGTCAGGAGGAGAGGCTCTGTTTGGTGTTTCAACAGGAACAACATGACGTTCCTTTGGAGTGTGTGGGGATGTTGTAGCTGGTTTTTCACTCGTACTGGGTCCTTTTCTTTCTAGAGACATGTGTTTAGCTGGCACTGGTGGAGGGTTAACACCAAGGTCACGTCTTCTGAAGGAAGTTGACCTCAGAACCATAGACTGGGCATCTTTAATGCTGTCTCTATATGCTCTGTTCAGAGATGTGTCTTGGATGGTGCCCAAGATGTCATGAATGTCACCTTTCCTATGGATGTCTTTACCATTCCCCTCGCCAAGCTGAAAGGTGCTCTTACTTCTTTGAAGACAGGTCTTATGGGCAACAACAGGCTGTTGTTGCTGGCGATGTTGGACATGATCACTACTCCCACGTTTTGTTAGGAAATCTTGATGCACATCCATGTGTCCATCATAACTCGCCATGCTAGAAGTACTTTGAGTTCTCCCATGAGGAACCGAGCTGTTGCTTCTCTCCAACATGTTGCGCACATCCTCTACACCAGAGAAGGAGCTCTTGGCACTGGAAGGTCGTGGCGTTTGGCTCGGACGAGCCATAGAACCAAGGTAGGAGAGGCTGCTATGACTGCGAGGTTTGACTTGCTGTCTCTCAAAATGACTTACTTTCTCCAGCACGGACATGCTACGCTCACTTTGGAAACTGGATTGGCTAGTTGTACTCTCAGGACTGGCGCATCGTTGCACCTCAGCAAGTGCATTCTCCAGTCTGGTCAGGGGATGATCCAGGTCTTGACCTCTCTCCTGGAGAGCACTAGAGTCACTGTAGTGCCTTGAAGGTTTGACTATGTGGTCACTTCCTTGAGTTTGCATGAAGTTTCCTCTGTATGTTTGAGCAACTTGTCCCTGTGAAACTTTCCCAATGTAAACTGGGTCTGGATGGATGCTTTGctctttgcatttattttgttcttcATCTTGGGGTGGCCTGTAGTTGTCGTAATCATCCGTACCAAGCGAGAACTTTGGTCTCTCTCCTCTTGGTTGCACAGGGGTGTAAGGGTCCCTCCTTTCCTGGGGTACATATGGCATGTGTGACTTCTGCATTTGTGGTTGCCAATGAGGCCGATAAAAACCAGGTTTGACTTGAGTGTCATCTTGCACTCTATCAGAGAGCTTTGGTTGTGCCGAAACATGAGTTTGGGCAGGGATTGAGCTAGGAGCATTGCTTTGGTATCCGTTTTCAACGGTGACCCTGTCCTCTTTCACTGGTCCATCCAAGTGGTCACAGTGATTGTTGTACTTGCTCTCCTTGGCCAGTGCTGGGTATACACTTCCAGAGCTTGGGTTGCTGGTTGGAATTTGTGCAAAATGAGGCTCGGGAGGTGGAACAGGGTAGATGCTAGTGGGTAACATGAGGCGACCGGGTTGTGCAGCCTGAGGAAAACCCTGTTTGGGTTTGGTGGTGGGGCTACTTTCGGGGCTTTTTTCTATGACTGTGTGCAACTGACCTTCAGCACCAAATGAGGACTTTCCTGTTGCCACAGAACCACTCGAGTGATGCCAGGAACCCTTGTGAAGTGCCCGCTGAGACCGAGCATGTTCAAGACTCGACCAGGAGTTGGGACGCTCATGATTGCGAAATGCTGCATAGCTGTCACTGCGTAATGGAGGGGCTGGCGCCCCCTTTAGGTTCTCATAGGAGTGCCGATTGTGCGCTGGATCCCAGACTGGCCCAACGCTGTGACGTTGTGAGCTGGAGGTGCTTCCGCTACTCCCACTGCTTCCACTACTACTGCTGCCACGATGACAGATCTGGCCTGAGACATTCCCACTTCTAGACTGTGCTCTGCTGTCACTGGATCTCGTAAGGGCTGCAGAGCTGATCTCATGCTCTTCAGACACACCCTGTTGGGGGTCGTACACAGTGCGTATGTAGCGTATATCAGCCTGCTGCATCCCTTCTCTCTGTGGAACGTTCTCCATGGAATATGACCTCTCCTTGTTAAATGATGGTGCCGCCGCAAGATACTCTGGGATACTGGAGCTGGTCGAGAAGGAACTGTATGCAGAATCCCGCTTGCTGTGCAGATGATCAATGCTACTGGAGGATTTGGATGATGATAGTTGATAGCAGGAGCTGTAGGCTGGGTGAGTGTGGTCTAGGCTCTCCATGCTGCCCCGGGAACTGTACTGATCTGGGCTCTTCCTAAGGAATCCGGTCTCAAATCCCGATAGATCTGTGGTTGAGGcactactgaaaaaaaaacaagagacaTATGAGTAATAtagtatttactgtatattcaagtTATTTAGGGTCATTAGATTAAATGGAAAACATCAATGACCCAAAATAACTTAGGTCAACAGTTTAACTAAAAATTCTATTAAATGAATTGCAGTATATTGACAATGcacaaaataatttgaaattaaatacaaaagtaATTCACATTATTTTACTGGGATGGGGGAAAAGATAAGAACAGACCTAAGAGCAATAATTTTTACTAGGATAATATAACTGCAGATTGAGATGCTGTTCTGGTTGTTGGTCTGAGCTAAATTAGTAGCCGTTACAGACTTGGACAGACATCAAAGACATTGATTTACTACTTCTTGAAGAAATAAGAATGAGTTCATAGCCACAAATTGAGTTTGCTATCCCTGTGACTTGATTATTCACTAGAAAGAACAAAGATTAGATTATACCTGATAAGAATAACTTTTACAATGCAATTGATGTTATTGATGTCTGGACTGTTTACAACATATCTGGTGTCGATCACACCGTAAAATCCATAAAGTTTTAGTGAATTTGCATTGAGATTTCCTTTCTTCGTACTTCCTCTTCTCTCTTCCCTGGCCTAATGATAATGTGACAAACACCGCTAGATCTGTTACCAAACTGTGGGAATCAGCTACGTAAAGGTTGGAATCATGGCAATATGTTTTTGCGTGTGATGCACTGGGTCTGCTGAGGCGACTGCCCTTTTATGGGTATGTGATTGCCGGATTCTGAAAGCTGGCATCAGGCCGCTGGTATTTCTGCTGGCATAATTAACATGATGTCACTGACCCATTGTCAACAGCTCTGCAGTTACCCCTCTAAGAACTAGATCAACCAATCACAAGTCAGTCCATCAAACAATGACCACCGGGTCTCAGAAAGTGGAACACTATTGGTGACCATTGCCATGGGAACCTTCAGAGGGTAGCTGAGGGAGTGTCATCCCaaagaatgtttttttcattAGACCGTGCGTCAATGCTTAGCTCTCTGGTCCCCTTCAaacactttaaatgtttttctttcagtGTCATCATTGATGGCCCTTGAACGTTCTGGACTAAATACAGTGATAATGACCGAGATAACAAGCGCACAAGGTTTTTGAATGTTTGGGGGAAGTATGCggcaactaaataaataatgtccATGATCATACACAACAGGAAAACTATCAACAGAAAGACAATTAAGCCACTTCTGACCAAGATAATCAACATTCATATCTAGAAACATTAATGTTCATGGA is a window of Onychostoma macrolepis isolate SWU-2019 chromosome 21, ASM1243209v1, whole genome shotgun sequence DNA encoding:
- the shroom3 gene encoding protein Shroom3 isoform X3 — encoded protein: MELLGAFYRKKLRRKQKTNLGRSDGALCKVPSEASVNGLATGLISKVLRLTARRSEPGSRPHSWHSTKLGEGPQDSESMMQVTQGGVGAPWHQSYHSSSASTTDLSGFETGFLRKSPDQYSSRGSMESLDHTHPAYSSCYQLSSSKSSSSIDHLHSKRDSAYSSFSTSSSIPEYLAAAPSFNKERSYSMENVPQREGMQQADIRYIRTVYDPQQGVSEEHEISSAALTRSSDSRAQSRSGNVSGQICHRGSSSSGSSGSSGSTSSSQRHSVGPVWDPAHNRHSYENLKGAPAPPLRSDSYAAFRNHERPNSWSSLEHARSQRALHKGSWHHSSGSVATGKSSFGAEGQLHTVIEKSPESSPTTKPKQGFPQAAQPGRLMLPTSIYPVPPPEPHFAQIPTSNPSSGSVYPALAKESKYNNHCDHLDGPVKEDRVTVENGYQSNAPSSIPAQTHVSAQPKLSDRVQDDTQVKPGFYRPHWQPQMQKSHMPYVPQERRDPYTPVQPRGERPKFSLGTDDYDNYRPPQDEEQNKCKEQSIHPDPVYIGKVSQGQVAQTYRGNFMQTQGSDHIVKPSRHYSDSSALQERGQDLDHPLTRLENALAEVQRCASPESTTSQSSFQSERSMSVLEKVSHFERQQVKPRSHSSLSYLGSMARPSQTPRPSSAKSSFSGVEDVRNMLERSNSSVPHGRTQSTSSMASYDGHMDVHQDFLTKRGSSDHVQHRQQQQPVVAHKTCLQRSKSTFQLGEGNGKDIHRKGDIHDILGTIQDTSLNRAYRDSIKDAQSMVLRSTSFRRRDLGVNPPPVPAKHMSLERKGPSTSEKPATTSPHTPKERHVVPVETPNRASPPDLPSVPAIGPPVIRICGRKRFTMEQKKRSYSEPENMHEVGVLTQEINQADRKVQQQFLASETSVADRRRMFEQAANRNADLRFFSSRPDLKQMQQDALVEYMERKTGRRVDGRPNRPHSAYIQSASSSSADSRSLISTPSMNSLQEPAYDGLTGGMRKSSTLPAGVQSSFYPLRVSQNHTRPEVFGQQSQGTNPESHKSGPVLTRHTLPQHLEATFERATSARSSGRSASAEDLLDRSEERHISQHFRSKSSPVENFSQDFLARDLQLLRVSSKESFENRVLANMGHKQPSSSARTERSYQLNQGPVQQNTPVLRRERQRNSDRPRAQSASGLAASVGLPCPFTSPSTAASLDWHNGDRLYQPNLDSIAFPETGPQSQKIPPGMVRQNSSDTSTSEDTLKDFPCSVATPSPPHPEVTGSQLDSRPLILPKSPVSPTKPLLSLRISESNLVDVQSTAVSQDDDEVFFAPPPPPPPPPPPPAPLPIRETEIMEDFPPPPPLTPPVEENVEVSLQHPGPLRPISNRESLTDATAHPEPDRTTPSVSPDSTSAASQPQSPVSAPPEQDASEILGPDYHLLSRRERTQAELLVETLARELASHDKSLTSLLDTWAGKTTLDLMEDIFPSHGSHLSDRAQDGPDTPSQAVPRKMETNLDDDEDYLNQKKVELLQALRVSMQSLQGERDGLSEQQKRFTALGGSMEALVQERCKPNEREKYRMFVGDLEKIVNLLLSLSARLARVENALDAMGDDDAAEEKESLQLKRKQLCSQQEDARELKENLDRRERVVLDILAGYLSGPQLRDYQRYIRIKPALLIRQRYLDELIRQGEEQVQRLEETLPPESRPKNTDPAPQTPHCFNSTHFPRPTTVTSL